GCAGGCAATATGTTGGCCAGCGTCCTGGTCTTTCTTTGCCTTATCCTGTTGCTCGCCGAGGTGAAAAGCCGCGGCTCGGCCCGCTACGCACGCGTAGGTTCCGGCGCCCAGGCCAAAGCCACCCGGATTGCTCTCGGCGGTTATCAGCTGCCGGCGCAACTGGGGATGCTGGCGCTGACTGTCCTGGCTTTCGGGCTCCCAGTGTGGTTTGTGCTGCGCTGGACTATTGCAGGAGGGCCTGGTGTTTGGGCAGCGGACGAGTTCGTCCCGGCGCTCCTGCAAACCCTCTTGTACGGGGCAGCGGGCGCTGCAGTCACCACGGTGGTGGCCTTCCCCATGGCCTACTTGGCTGTCCGGCATCCCGGCTGGTTCAGCAAAATGCTTGAGCTTTCCAATTATGTGACCAGCTCAATGCCGGGGATCGTGGTGGGCCTTGCGTTCGTCACCGTCAGCATCCGCGCCATTCCGGGTGTCTACCAAAGCGCGGGTGTCCTGATCGCTGCCTACGTCCTCCTTTTCGTGCCGCGCGCGTTGGTCAACCTTCGCTCCGGCCTGGCCCAAGCGCCCAAGGAGCTCGACGAGGCCGCCCAGTCCCTCGGCAAGGCTCCGCTGGTGTCCTTCTTCAAAGTCACTTTGCGGCTCACCGCCCCCGCCGCTGCTGGGGGAGCGGCGCTGGTTTTCCTCGCCATCGTCAATGAACTCACGGCCACACTTCTGCTTTCACCCAACGGCACCCGGACGCTCGCAACAGAGTTCTGGAGCAAGAGCAGCGAAATCGACTACACCGGCGCGGCACCCTATGCGCTGCTGATGATCCTGCTCTCGGCCCCCATGACGTACCTCCTCTTCCAACAGTCCAAGAAAGTGGCCGGACAGTGACTACTCATTCCTCCCCGGGTTTCGCGGCTCCGCGCATTGCACCCTCGGTTGCACCAACAACGGACACTCACCTCGACATTATCGGCGTCACCAAGAATTTTGGTCCGCAGACAGTGTTAAGGGGTATTGACCTCTCCGTATCCAAAGGCGGCACCACGGCCATTGTGGGTCCGTCAGGCTCGGGCAAGACCACGTTGCTCAGGCTCATCGCCGGTTTTGAACATCCCACCAGAGGCGCGATCAGTCTCAACGGATCTTTGGTTGCCGGAAACGGGGTCCGGGTTCCCGCGCACAAGCGGCACGTAGGCTACGTCGCCCAGGACGGCGCGCTCTTCCCGCATCTTTCGGTGGGGCAGAACATCTCCTTCGGTCTGGACGTTGGAGAGCTCGACGGCGGTCGGCGGGGCGTGCGGGCGCGCGTAGAGGAACTGCTCGCCATGGTTTCGCTCGATGCGTCCATGGCAAAGCGCCGCCCCCATCAGTTGTCAGGCGGTCAGCAACAAAGGGTTGCATTGGCAAGGGCCTTGGCCCGGGAGCCCGAATTGATGCTCCTCGATGAGCCGTTCTCCGCCCTCGACGCCGGGCTTCGCGTCGCGACGCGGAGAGCCGTAGCGAAGGTTCTGAACGAAGCAGGCGTGACCACCATCCTGGTCACCCACGACCAAGCCGAAGCATTGTCCTTCGCGGACCAAGTGGCCATCATGCGTGATGGAACACTGGCCCAAATTGGCAACCCTTTCGTCGTCTACACTCGTCCCGCGGACCGTGCCACTGCGGAGTTCCTCGGGGAGGCGGTCATTCTGGACGCCTGGATGGAAGGCTCCCTGGCTACCTGCTCGCTGGGAGGTATCCCCGTCAGACGCCCGCCGGCACAAGGCAAGGTTCAACTCATGCTGCGGCCGGAACAAA
Above is a genomic segment from Arthrobacter sp. YN containing:
- a CDS encoding ABC transporter permease gives rise to the protein MTVRFSASGSQSQESTTTAGGGKRPRPPFGVSTVSLLAVLIALFSLVPLGYVVYMTAVTGWDTAVELIVRPRVGELLLNTIMLMVLTVPLCLVLGVGGAWLVERTNLRGHRWWAVALAAPLAIPAFVNSYSWVSAVPSLEGIWSGVLIATLSYFPLVYIPAAATLGRLDPAIEQSAASMGYGPWAVFFRVVLPQLRIAMTGGALLVALHLLAEYGAFAMIRFDTFTTAIMVQFQSTFNGTAGNMLASVLVFLCLILLLAEVKSRGSARYARVGSGAQAKATRIALGGYQLPAQLGMLALTVLAFGLPVWFVLRWTIAGGPGVWAADEFVPALLQTLLYGAAGAAVTTVVAFPMAYLAVRHPGWFSKMLELSNYVTSSMPGIVVGLAFVTVSIRAIPGVYQSAGVLIAAYVLLFVPRALVNLRSGLAQAPKELDEAAQSLGKAPLVSFFKVTLRLTAPAAAGGAALVFLAIVNELTATLLLSPNGTRTLATEFWSKSSEIDYTGAAPYALLMILLSAPMTYLLFQQSKKVAGQ
- a CDS encoding ABC transporter ATP-binding protein, producing MTTHSSPGFAAPRIAPSVAPTTDTHLDIIGVTKNFGPQTVLRGIDLSVSKGGTTAIVGPSGSGKTTLLRLIAGFEHPTRGAISLNGSLVAGNGVRVPAHKRHVGYVAQDGALFPHLSVGQNISFGLDVGELDGGRRGVRARVEELLAMVSLDASMAKRRPHQLSGGQQQRVALARALAREPELMLLDEPFSALDAGLRVATRRAVAKVLNEAGVTTILVTHDQAEALSFADQVAIMRDGTLAQIGNPFVVYTRPADRATAEFLGEAVILDAWMEGSLATCSLGGIPVRRPPAQGKVQLMLRPEQIRIAPDGPIRGVVVDTDYFGPETTVRIRLGAYAAPDGGSSGNGHRYPGGGEVITIRHWNASITKPGTELCLRVVGEGVAFPVSA